The Ananas comosus cultivar F153 linkage group 6, ASM154086v1, whole genome shotgun sequence genome segment TTTCTCCTCTTTTGCTCATTTTTTTGATGCTTTGTAGCTTAGTTTGGGCTCTTTTTGATCTGGGTATGGTGTAAATTTGCTTTCTCCTCTTTTGCTCATTTTTTTGATGCTTTGTAGCTTAGTTTGGGCATTTTTTTTGATCCGGGCATGTTCTGAATTTgctttctcctcttgttgtgaTTTTTGGAGGGTTTTTTTTGCTCATTTTTTGATGCTTTGTAGCTTAGTTTGGGCTTTTTTTTATCCGGGTGTGTTGTGAATTTGCTAAATTTGGTCTTTTTGGGTGGGAAATTTGGTTGATGCATGAGTTCGTAGCTTGTTgggaggtctctctctctctctctctctctctctctctctctctctctcttgttgtGATTTTTGATGAGGTGTTTTTGCTCATCTTTTGATACTTTGTAGCTTAGTTTGGACTCTTTTTGTGCTGGGTATGTTGTAAATTAGTTTAATTTGTCCTTGTTGGGTGTGAAATAATTTGGTTGATGTGTGATTTTGTAGCTTGTAGGAAGGGGAGGGATTAGATCAGGTTTGCactagatttttttcttttgggttgacttttttttttttatgttgaaattgCAATAATTTGGTTGGTGTATGATTTTGTAGTTTGTAGGAAGGGAGGCATTAGATCAGGTTCGGACTagaaatttattctttatttttaggGGTTGACTTtgttttttatgttgaaattaattatagtggaaattttcttttgattcttgaTTATTGTTGATTTTGGGATCTTttgagaaacttttttttttttttttggtttttggtttgCTTGATGAAGAAATGGAAAGTTTTGGTGCTTTGGATGTATCTTGATATGATTGTATGAGTACTTACtggtaatatatatgtattttttgtcttgactatgcttttttttttttatggtgaaattattgtgattttttttttttttttttttttttttttttttttttgtggggttTTGGTATTGATGAAGAAATGGGAAGTTTTGGTGCTTTGGATCTAGCATGATAGGATGGTGTGAGTAATTTGTTGCAGAGATCAAGCTGGGTTGTGTTCTTTCCTTTTGGGGATTGagcaaattttaattgattttgaaTATATGTTGGTATGTTATGTGTCATCTAATTGTGAACTTGGTATGTGCTTGGTGCCCAAACTAGGGTTAGGGTAGGATCTTTTACTAgcaggagagaggaggagaatgTCAGGGGGTTCAGAGCAGAGCTTGAGGAAGTATCTTGGGGCCATTAAGGACACGACTACAGTTAGTTTGGCGAAAGTGAACAGCGATTACAAGGTCTGATAAACACTTATTGATTTGATGAGCTTACGAACGAACAAGTCTAGATTCAATGTTCGAAATTTCTTGTTTTTCATTTATGAAATGATTCGTTGTATCAGGAATTGGATATTGCGATTGTGAAGGCCACGAACCATGCTGAGCGCCCCGCCAAGGAGAAGTACATAAAAGGTCAGTGTGGCAGTTCCTTTGTTCGCGATTGTTAGCAAACTAAATGTTATTGCTAGTAATTACTATGAGAATTGTAAGATTTAGCGCAGATAAATAAGAttttagcttttcttttttctttctttttaatctGTTTGGTTCTTCATTGGTATTCATATGGCGGAAAGGAGGGGTGTTAGCTATAAACCTGATTGGTACTTTGCCTAAAGATGCTCAAagttgagttttgaatttttttggttACTTCAAGTTTCTAATTACTTGCTCCCTCTGTATTGCAGCTTGAAACCTGGATTGCAAAAAACATAAACACGAATCCTCCCTTTTTTTTCCACCTTTGTTTGCATTCTACTAATGATCCTTCATAAATTTCTTCTACCTTTCATTGTCTGTTCGTTCTTTATTCTTCTCGAATGGAAGACGCCGCCATTAATACAATCCTATAGTTTTTCTTAGGTAAAATCttatagaacttatctgaactatggactaactatgaactattttgaacaGGCTTCccaacttttttaaattttgattttactgcccaatcttttaatttgtttgatttgagttggtcAACGGTACTTTGACtgcaaaatttgaatacatCGTTGATCTTCGCAGATTTAACTAGTATACTTCATGCAATCCTTGCAacttataaattcattaaagtaaataattagcttaaattttgaattcaaagtacCGCTAACCGACTGAAATCAAACAAAGtgaaaggttgggtagtaaaagcaaaattttaagAAGTTGGGTAGCCAATTCAAATTGATCCATTGTTCAGGTAAGTTCtgtatgtttttatcttttccttatAACTGTAGTCAGTAGCATTATGTGCTTatacaaaattttctataatttctaGTAGAAAATTCTGGAATTTTCTTTACGTGCTTGATTTTACTTTTTCCTCCTAGGGGAATTTGTAGATAAGTAAAGTTTGCTTAATGCCAAATTATTGTGAATGTCATCTTTCCTCAGATCTAACTTCTTCTTGCTTCCGTTCTTGTTTGGTCAGATTCTTATGATCAGATAATAATCTTGGACTGTTCACTTTACCTGAGacattatcatatttttttgtttgcagCCATATTTCAAGCTATTTCAGCTGCAAGACCCAGGGCAGATGTGGCTTACTGCATTCATGCTCTTGCTAGACGCCTTGCAAAAACACATAATTGGGCGGTACGTCTCCGTGCATATTATTGTTGGTTAGCTCGCAAAATCTTGTTTAGAAAACAACGGGGCAACAAGAAACTactaagttttttattttttgttgcacGACAAACCCTGGGAGTGATCGATCTGCCATGTCGAGCTTGAAAATGGAGCTAAGGCCAGATAGAATATAAAttgctattacattccattctaGTGCTTGATTCTATAACCTTTCCTGCTTGTAAAATTGTTAGTGGGTATGTTAAACATTCTCCTATCTGTATTCTTCTGAAAAAGATGTATCctttaatatgtaaatttagttttttagattaattaatttatctcctAATAGCACTTTTGATCTTTAATTCCTTGTTTTCTACCAAATATAGCAGTGTAGCCATAGTTCACACATCGCAGTTCTTATCATTTGCTGATCCAGTGGTGATTTTACTTTCCAGGTTGCACTAAAAACGCTAATTGTCATTCATCGGGCTCTGAGGGAAGTCGATCCCACTTTCCGTGAAGAACTGATTAACTATGGAAAAAGTAGACATCATATGCTCAACTTGGCACATTTTAAGGATGATTCAAGTGCAAACGGTACTTGCTATATAAGTGAATTATGATTAATCAAAGGATGGAAGTGTTTATGTAACTTGTTGGTTCTTCTGTATACAGCATGGGATTATTCTGCATGGGTACGCTGCTACGCTTTATTTTTGGAGGAGAGGCTTGAATGTTTTCGCGTGCTTAAATATGATGTTGAATCGGATCCTCCGGTAAGTGAATCTTAAATACCTTTTCATCCTTTTTCGTTGTGGTCGTAACCGAGGAACTGTGTATAGATGAATTCCATTACATTTCACATTCTTCGTACTGTTGTTGAGATGGCGTACTGTTGTTGAGATCATTCTGTGCATCTTAATGACCTAGTTCTTTCATCTGAATATTTTCCTGAATCTACCGATTATCGCTCCTAAAATAATCGTGGAGCATAATAAGAAGCAATTAGTTGAATTTATTAACTAAATTGGATTCTTGATATCTGCAGAGAACTCGGGATCTTGACACCATCGACTTGCTTGAACAGCTGCCAGCTTTACAGCAGCTTCTGTTTCGCTTGCTTGGTTGTCAGGTAATCCAGATTCCGTTCTATTTGACAGAGACATGTTATACTTACCATGTCTGAATCATTCATTATTAACTTGCTTTTGTAGCCACAAGGGGCAgcatcatataatataataattcaaCATGCACTCTCAATGGTAAGTCTCTTGATTTATGAAACTTTGCTAAATAGGTTTTCGAGTGATCCTCATATTTCTTGACGATTTTTATTCTACTTTGAAGGTTGCTCTGGAGAGTGTTAGGATCTATACTGCCATCAGTGATGGTACGATCAACTTGGTCGACAAGGTACTGCAGTCTTAAGAGCTCAATGTGCGAGTAATGTTTGCTACAATTGAAATTAATTGGCTAACTGGTCCTGTTGCAGTTTTTTGAGATGCAAAGGAATGATGCTGTTCGGGCACttgatatatatagaagagCAAATCAACAGGTACTTGTCGAGTTTTCCTTGCATTAAGGTGTTCCTATGGCTTTTAGTGTTTTGTCCCCTGAATAGTTTAGCTTTGAACCGTCTCAGCGTTCTTTCATTTTGTACACAGTATTAGCATGAGGAATCGATAGGAAGAACAATGTGCACGTTAAGTACAGATGATGGTAGTTATGgactatcatcatttttatagAGGAGACGGATGATCTAAAATCACTAATTCGTGGGTTCCTTAAATCCCaatgcaattaaattttttgtaccTTGTTTTTCGGTTTTCAGGCAGAGAGACTTTCCGAGTTCTACGAAGTATGCAAAGGAGTTCATATTGGACGTGGAGAAAAGTTCTTGAAAATTGAACAGGTTAGGTGGCTTCAAAGCTATGACTTCATTGCTATTCGATGCTATCACCGTCATCATTATTATAGTTACTATTGTTGTTATTGAATTGGGGCcggttatttaaataaattgcaGCCCCCAGCATCATTTCTCACAACTATGGAAGAGTATGTAAGAGACGCTCCCCGATCTTCGACAGTCCGCAAAAATCAGGTTTGGATATTAGATCTTTCTTTGACATGAAGAAGCAAATTTTCTTTCTCACGTTAGAAAAAGATCTAAATATGTACAAATAACAAAAGCTCTCAACCAATTGAATTGTTTATCCTCTTTCAGGCTACAGATGACAAAAATGCTGCTCCCAAAGCTGTATTAGCAATTGAATACAAGAAAACGACCGAAGAGCAAGAAGcagctccacctcctcctccaccaccgcctCCTCCGGCTCCTGAGCCAGTTATAGAAGAAGCACCTGTAGCCAAGGAAGCAGATTTGCTGGTaacttaaaatattgaaatattcGCATATGAATACCCCTACAAAATATATAACCATGCAGAATCACAGTTTCTGTACCTGCCCCTTAGAAATTTACTTTTTTCGATATAAGCTTACTTATCAAAACCAAATTCCCGGGAATCACTTCCCAACCTAGGATAGGCCTTTTCCATAAGAAACTGCAGCTTAAAGGGGTATGTAAGAAAAATGCGAATATACagggatatatatatttgtcttACATTTGCAGGTCAAATATATGGAAAAGTCCCAAATAAGTATGTCTTTTATGTGACAACTGTTTTTACAGCTAGTTTTGCTCATTTTTATCAGGATTTGAAAGATGGTGTCCCCGATACATCTGAACTAGACAACAAGAATGCCTTGGCACTTGCCATTGTTCCGCTCGGTAACTTACTTTTCAACATTTCTGGTGGTTCAATGATCTTATTTCGGAAAGAATCCCTTATTTGTCTTGCCAATTATTGCAGATGCTGCATCTTCTACTGCCCCTGCTGCTTTTAGCTCAGAAAATGGTACTACCGGCTGGGAATTGGCCCTCGTCACTGCCCCGAGCTCAAATGAAAGTGCAGTCGCGACAAGTAAATTGGTACGAATATGGTCTAGTCTCCGGAATCCTAGACAAATCTAAAATTCTTCTTTTGCAACATATTAGTCAGTTTATTAGGACGTCAGGATCGATTGTAGTTAGTTAATGGGACAATTCTAGTCCCTGAAATTTTCCATTTGAACAATTTTATCCCTGGAAGTTTATTTCTCAGAATAATTACCGCCTTTTGTTGGTAGCATCATCGTTAGCTTTTTCTGAAAATTGAAACTGGGAGGATGAATTGAAAGTGAAGTCGACCTTCAAAGGACGAAATTGTTAAAATGAAAATCTGCAGCCGAAAGTGAGATTGGGGTTTAAAAGGCATAAATGCAGGAACTTAGTTGTTAGAATTGACATTCTCTGCGCGAGATTGACATTGGTGTCAAAACATTAACTTCCAATTCTGTGGCAGGCCGGCGGGCTCGACAAGCTCACACTCGACAGCCTATACGACGACGCGCACAGACGAGTGAGCGAGAGCGCGAGCTACAACCCGTGGGAGATGCAGCCGATGGGCCGGTCTATGATGCAGCATGGTGGAATCCAAGACCCGTTCTACGCCTCTAACGCAGTAAGCGCCCCTCCTTCGGTTCAGATGGAAGCAATGGCGCAGCAACAGCAGGCCTTCATTCTGCAGCagcagatgatgatgatgggccAGGCCCATCAACAACCCTACCAGGCGCATGCGAACCCCTTCGGTAACCCCTACGCCAATGCCGGGCTTCACCCTTACGGCGCGGGGATGCCTCTTCATGCATCCAACACATACACTGGActtatctagagagagagagagagagagagagagagagagagagagagagagatcggagATCATTTTACCAAAAATTAGGAGATCATAAGATAGATACATGATAAGGTGTGGATTAGTGTTTGTATTGGGTTGCTATTGGTGGTGGATTGGATTCTTCAGCAGGATGTATGATATCAAATGCATGTGCAGCTTAAAGAGCATTTGATAGAAGTGAGAGCGGAAACTTCGGTATTTGATTATTTGTAGAAATTAGTAACAATAAAGTGACAGATTCTTTTTGTGAATCATTAATATTTGGCTTGTAATAATCTTGTATTCTTTTTTAGATGAACCTGCATCAAACTATACTGCATCTGGGTTGAGAAAAAGCTGTTAGTGATAAAACATTTTATTCAGTGCTTCATTTGGCAGCTAGATTTTGCTTCTTGTGCTTAACTTCCATCACCCAGTTTATGGAGATTGTGCCATTTGATACTCAATGTTGCGGCTATCGCGTCGGCCGATGAGATTATGAATTTAAGATTAGGGTTTTGATGGAATTGGATAAGTTCCGAAAAAACCCTAAATATGTTGAAATATCCACCAAAGTTCAGGATCTTGTTGTTGTTCGCTATATGTGGAAAAGAACACTGTTGATGATGCAAGTTTTGTCTCTAACTTAGAGGTTGTTTGGTTCCTCAGAAAATGgtgaaaaatatatactttttttggAGACTTTTCATGAAATCTatgtttttttggaaaaatgttttcttttttgtattatAAAGTTACTTTCTAGAATAATTTCTGAAAAATGTTagttaatttgaaaatattcaTTTGCTATTATTAAAGTGAATAATAAATGTGAGGACTATGTTACAAAATTGGCATTTGAAAGAACAATTTCTACTTTTTAGTTTGTCATTATTTGTAACAGTTCTCAGCACAACCCTGGAGGATGGATTGCTTTAATACTACTagtgataaaaatataagattataaaatagttttatgactatttaaataaaattctattacatcaaattgaaacaaaattacaaaatatgttACATCAAATAGacagtatgtatatataaatatatataaaagatttatATTTAGTTTCATTCTATTGAGAATtgcatttacaaaattttattattttacatgcGGACCGGTGAGATTATTCTTTACATACTACAAAATTACTTTCTGTTTGAAAGtttattaaaaagataaatttatctCTGATTGCTGCAGTTGAACATTCTCGTACAATTTCAACTATAAtagtcaaattcaaatatattaagcCAAACAACATATTTGGATCTACGTACAGATATAATTACAATCCAGTTGTAACTACGAATAACCAAATAACATCAAAATGTAGAAgtaaaacatttttattttattttatattttgtgcgAGACCTGCATTGCACTAGCACTTTAACTAATAACAGAATAAATGTAGTTatattagattattattatttatattttttgagaataaaGGGCTCTGAATTCTAAAAATCttttactattttaatttacta includes the following:
- the LOC109711760 gene encoding putative clathrin assembly protein At5g35200, yielding MSGGSEQSLRKYLGAIKDTTTVSLAKVNSDYKELDIAIVKATNHAERPAKEKYIKAIFQAISAARPRADVAYCIHALARRLAKTHNWAVALKTLIVIHRALREVDPTFREELINYGKSRHHMLNLAHFKDDSSANAWDYSAWVRCYALFLEERLECFRVLKYDVESDPPRTRDLDTIDLLEQLPALQQLLFRLLGCQPQGAASYNIIIQHALSMVALESVRIYTAISDGTINLVDKFFEMQRNDAVRALDIYRRANQQAERLSEFYEVCKGVHIGRGEKFLKIEQPPASFLTTMEEYVRDAPRSSTVRKNQATDDKNAAPKAVLAIEYKKTTEEQEAAPPPPPPPPPPAPEPVIEEAPVAKEADLLDLKDGVPDTSELDNKNALALAIVPLDAASSTAPAAFSSENGTTGWELALVTAPSSNESAVATSKLAGGLDKLTLDSLYDDAHRRVSESASYNPWEMQPMGRSMMQHGGIQDPFYASNAVSAPPSVQMEAMAQQQQAFILQQQMMMMGQAHQQPYQAHANPFGNPYANAGLHPYGAGMPLHASNTYTGLI